The following are encoded together in the Oceanobacillus zhaokaii genome:
- a CDS encoding CotO family spore coat protein, giving the protein MSNKKFANEPMLYIQQPSIKIPEAPMQHHYTTPNKRKDAINSEAVTKQTKPAAVPNKRKKYNTFQRELMGKVTEELANVDEIADQEKPNKENEQPTTNRKKQFKEMTLEEKLLYLADSPTYAPKIKCEIKTEDKSYRGIVTDFSDGTVFMQVGKRSAATSILFESITEIRLIGF; this is encoded by the coding sequence ATGAGCAACAAGAAATTTGCAAATGAACCAATGCTTTATATTCAACAGCCAAGTATAAAAATACCGGAAGCACCCATGCAACATCATTATACAACACCAAATAAGCGAAAAGATGCAATAAATTCCGAAGCAGTAACGAAACAAACAAAACCAGCTGCTGTACCGAACAAAAGAAAAAAGTATAATACATTTCAGCGAGAATTAATGGGAAAAGTTACGGAAGAATTGGCAAACGTTGATGAGATTGCTGATCAAGAAAAGCCCAACAAGGAAAATGAGCAACCAACAACTAATAGGAAAAAGCAATTTAAAGAAATGACACTTGAGGAGAAGCTGCTATATTTAGCTGATTCACCAACATATGCTCCTAAAATAAAATGTGAAATAAAAACAGAAGATAAATCCTATCGAGGGATAGTTACTGATTTCAGTGATGGTACAGTATTTATGCAGGTTGGCAAAAGGTCAGCTGCAACATCCATTCTATTTGAAAGCATCACAGAAATTCGCTTAATCGGATTTTAA
- a CDS encoding CYTH domain-containing protein: MAQEIEIEYKNLLTKDEFQRLLDNLPFPEYSEVQTNYYFETKDFQLKENGSALRIREKNGSYRLTLKEPHTLGLLETHDVLTKQEATDWVNGKIIPKEHIAKQLLEKGIAFESLSYYGSLITERREAQYKGVLIVLDISKYNGKTDYEFELEAQNKDVGLETFLNILSEYNIRKKQTPNKIQRFFESLP; this comes from the coding sequence ATGGCACAGGAAATTGAAATTGAATATAAAAATTTACTAACGAAAGATGAATTTCAAAGATTATTGGATAATTTACCTTTCCCTGAATATAGTGAAGTACAAACCAACTATTATTTTGAAACTAAGGACTTCCAGCTAAAAGAAAATGGAAGTGCACTCCGAATACGCGAAAAAAATGGAAGTTACCGTCTAACATTAAAAGAACCACATACACTTGGACTACTTGAAACCCATGATGTGTTAACGAAACAAGAAGCAACCGATTGGGTTAACGGTAAAATCATACCAAAAGAGCATATCGCGAAGCAATTATTGGAAAAAGGAATCGCATTTGAATCCTTGAGTTACTATGGGAGCCTAATAACAGAGCGGCGTGAAGCGCAATATAAAGGCGTTTTAATTGTCTTAGATATTAGCAAATATAATGGAAAAACAGATTATGAATTCGAATTAGAAGCACAGAATAAGGATGTTGGTTTAGAAACATTTCTTAACATCTTATCTGAATATAATATTAGAAAAAAGCAAACTCCGAATAAGATTCAGCGTTTTTTCGAATCTTTACCATAG
- the mgtE gene encoding magnesium transporter codes for MEDTQKNYDDQYEEKYQEHWQKVQTALANEHLDEFREEFLAIHPYDQAMFFIEQSKENRLRIYAYLSPEEIAEIMINIELEETKQYFIEMDPRFAAMVFSDMPADDSVDILNELNKEEVASFLTIMDKEAADEIKQLLHYEEKTAGSIMTTEYVAVFKAQTVEQAMRHLKKEAPNAETIYYLYVLNDVKRLVGVLSLRDLIVADENTRIEEIMSEKIVAVSVGKDQEEVAQMFRDYDFLALPVVDFQDHLLGIITVDDILDVMEEEASEDYSKLAAMSDTDRPNDTAFSSAKKRLPWLVILLFLGLFTASLIGQFESTLDQVAVLAIFIPLIGGMAGNSGTQALAVAIRGLATGEYEKLGKMKLIVREATTGLMIGTVCGIVIMLVIYFWKSDIYLGILVGVSIMASLTVATFAGSLVPMIMDRLKIDPAVASGPFITTINDIISILIYFGLATTFMAYLS; via the coding sequence ATGGAGGATACACAAAAGAATTATGATGATCAATATGAGGAAAAGTATCAGGAGCACTGGCAGAAGGTTCAAACAGCGTTAGCTAACGAGCATTTAGATGAATTTCGAGAAGAATTTTTAGCGATACATCCGTATGATCAAGCGATGTTCTTCATTGAACAATCAAAGGAAAATAGATTGAGAATCTATGCTTATTTATCTCCAGAAGAGATTGCGGAAATTATGATAAATATTGAATTGGAGGAAACGAAGCAATATTTCATAGAGATGGATCCACGATTCGCTGCAATGGTTTTCTCCGATATGCCTGCGGATGATTCTGTAGATATATTAAATGAATTGAACAAAGAAGAGGTTGCAAGCTTCTTAACGATTATGGATAAGGAAGCGGCAGACGAAATAAAACAATTGCTTCACTATGAAGAGAAAACCGCCGGAAGTATTATGACGACGGAATATGTTGCAGTATTCAAAGCACAAACGGTGGAACAAGCAATGCGGCATCTAAAGAAAGAAGCACCAAATGCAGAAACGATTTACTACTTATATGTACTAAATGATGTTAAGCGATTAGTTGGTGTGCTGTCCTTGCGTGATCTTATTGTTGCGGATGAAAATACCAGAATAGAAGAAATTATGAGTGAAAAGATTGTCGCCGTATCTGTTGGTAAGGACCAAGAAGAAGTCGCACAAATGTTTAGAGATTATGATTTCCTTGCACTGCCAGTTGTGGATTTTCAGGATCATTTACTCGGAATCATAACTGTCGATGATATCTTGGATGTTATGGAAGAAGAGGCGAGTGAGGATTACTCCAAGCTAGCTGCGATGTCAGACACAGACCGGCCGAATGATACTGCTTTTTCTTCAGCTAAAAAGCGATTGCCATGGTTAGTTATTTTATTATTTTTAGGGTTATTTACAGCAAGCTTAATTGGTCAGTTTGAATCAACATTAGATCAGGTTGCCGTATTAGCAATCTTCATACCATTAATTGGCGGAATGGCGGGTAATTCAGGTACACAAGCACTTGCTGTTGCTATTCGTGGTCTTGCGACAGGGGAATATGAAAAACTTGGGAAAATGAAATTAATTGTACGAGAGGCTACGACTGGATTAATGATTGGTACCGTATGTGGTATCGTCATTATGCTTGTCATATACTTCTGGAAAAGCGATATTTACTTAGGTATATTAGTTGGTGTATCAATTATGGCATCTTTAACTGTCGCAACCTTTGCTGGATCACTTGTGCCAATGATAATGGATCGTTTAAAAATAGACCCAGCAGTTGCTTCAGGTCCATTTATAACAACGATTAATGATATTATTTCTATATTAATTTATTTTGGTTTAGCAACTACATTTATGGCATATTTGAGTTAG
- a CDS encoding RluA family pseudouridine synthase, with protein MNWVIKKEHHGLIIRDFLQKNQAFSRRMLTAVKKEERILVNGVPQTVRFCLSEGDHLEVILPSETIGDNMIRENIELAIVYEDDAVIVLNKPAGIATIPSRNHPKGTIANGVLAYYEKNNIPYTIHVVTRLDRDTSGLLLIAKDRYSHSILAASQKQGAIKRKYQAIIKGHLDPMGGTIDAPIDRKEGSIIERAVIETGKRAITHYHIIEEFADTSLVEIELETGRTHQIRVHFSHINHALLGDDLYGGSVDRILRQALHCVEISFEHPFTKEIINLKCPLPEDMLRLISKLGEEAN; from the coding sequence ATGAATTGGGTAATCAAAAAAGAACATCATGGATTGATTATCCGTGATTTTTTACAAAAGAATCAAGCATTTTCAAGAAGAATGTTAACAGCTGTAAAGAAGGAAGAACGGATACTTGTTAATGGTGTGCCACAAACTGTACGCTTTTGTTTGTCAGAGGGAGATCATTTAGAAGTTATATTACCTAGTGAAACCATTGGTGATAATATGATTCGGGAGAATATTGAGCTAGCGATTGTGTATGAGGATGATGCAGTTATCGTTCTAAATAAACCAGCTGGTATTGCTACGATTCCGTCACGAAATCATCCTAAAGGAACGATAGCAAATGGTGTGTTAGCATATTATGAAAAAAATAATATACCTTATACAATTCATGTAGTCACAAGGCTTGATAGAGATACATCGGGTTTACTATTGATTGCAAAGGATCGATACAGCCATTCGATACTTGCTGCTTCACAAAAGCAAGGGGCAATTAAGCGGAAATACCAAGCAATTATCAAAGGGCATCTTGATCCTATGGGTGGAACAATTGATGCACCGATTGATCGAAAAGAAGGATCCATTATTGAACGTGCAGTAATTGAAACAGGGAAAAGGGCAATCACACACTATCACATAATCGAAGAATTCGCGGATACAAGTCTAGTTGAAATTGAACTTGAAACAGGAAGAACCCATCAAATACGAGTGCACTTTTCCCATATAAATCATGCCCTGTTAGGGGATGATTTATATGGCGGCAGTGTTGATAGAATATTGCGTCAAGCATTACATTGTGTCGAAATCAGTTTCGAGCATCCGTTTACAAAAGAGATAATCAATCTTAAGTGTCCGCTTCCAGAGGATATGCTTCGTTTAATTAGCAAATTAGGGGAGGAAGCTAATTAA
- a CDS encoding ClpXP adapter SpxH family protein, translated as MSWNQELTGSNKTSTSANYRYLNLVQKPIELYVFIDPLCPECWSLEPYLRKLAMEYGRFFTIRPVVTGLLNSITKDSFGQPRKLKEIWERTAKRTGMSCDGDLWLENPVYFPTIASLAIKAAELQGKRAGRVFLRKLQESLFLMKQNISEKDVLIQIAEEAKLDIDEFETDLYSTSAKKALQDDIKLTEEMEVDYIPTIVLFNQEVDEQGIKVSGLYPYEIYELVLQEMLQRNPIPSEKPPLEEFMKHYEVVGSKEISVVYNWTLVKTEKEMKKLQFSRKVERIPAKYGSFWKYIS; from the coding sequence GTGAGTTGGAATCAAGAGCTTACCGGCTCAAATAAAACAAGCACATCGGCAAATTATCGCTATTTAAATCTAGTACAAAAACCGATTGAACTATATGTTTTCATTGATCCTCTTTGTCCTGAATGCTGGTCACTGGAACCTTATTTAAGAAAGCTTGCAATGGAATACGGACGCTTTTTTACAATACGTCCGGTTGTCACAGGATTATTAAATTCCATAACTAAAGATTCATTTGGTCAACCACGAAAACTAAAAGAAATTTGGGAACGAACTGCGAAACGAACAGGTATGAGCTGTGATGGAGATTTATGGTTAGAAAACCCTGTCTATTTCCCAACCATCGCCTCTCTCGCAATTAAAGCTGCTGAGTTACAAGGTAAAAGAGCAGGTCGAGTATTTTTAAGGAAATTACAAGAAAGCCTTTTTCTTATGAAACAAAACATTTCAGAGAAAGATGTTCTCATCCAGATTGCAGAAGAAGCTAAACTTGATATTGATGAATTTGAAACTGATCTATACTCCACTTCTGCAAAGAAGGCATTACAAGATGATATTAAATTAACAGAAGAAATGGAAGTGGATTATATTCCGACCATTGTCCTCTTTAATCAGGAAGTGGACGAACAAGGAATAAAAGTATCTGGTCTTTATCCTTATGAAATTTATGAACTTGTCTTACAAGAAATGTTACAAAGAAATCCAATTCCATCTGAAAAACCACCACTGGAAGAGTTTATGAAGCATTATGAAGTGGTAGGAAGCAAGGAGATTTCTGTTGTTTATAATTGGACATTAGTAAAAACAGAAAAAGAAATGAAAAAACTGCAATTTTCCCGAAAAGTAGAAAGAATCCCAGCAAAATATGGATCCTTTTGGAAATATATTAGTTAA
- a CDS encoding NAD kinase: MKFKIVSKGDNRSDKIKETMKRYLTDFNLVYDKEEPDLVISVGGDGTFLEAFHRYVHRLESTAFIGVHTGHLGFYADYLPSEIEKLVIEIAKTPFQVVEYPLLEVTIRSKTGGKEDSFLALNEAMIKTIEGSVVLDVEIKGEHFETFRGDGICVSTPTGSTAYNKALGGAILHPSLEVIQLTEMASINNRVFRTIGSPLVLPKHHPCILKPMVDSSFIIAIDHFTKSFTNVHSIHCHVAKEKVRFARFRQFPFWNRVRDSFVAEDKYLF, from the coding sequence TTGAAATTCAAGATTGTTTCAAAAGGTGATAACCGATCGGATAAAATTAAAGAAACGATGAAGCGATATTTAACAGATTTTAATCTAGTATACGATAAGGAAGAACCAGATCTTGTCATATCTGTTGGTGGTGATGGTACATTTTTAGAAGCATTCCATCGATATGTCCATCGTTTGGAATCGACTGCTTTTATTGGGGTACACACTGGACACTTAGGATTTTATGCGGATTATTTACCGAGTGAGATAGAGAAATTAGTAATTGAAATTGCGAAAACACCTTTCCAGGTTGTAGAATACCCTCTATTAGAAGTGACGATTCGTTCAAAAACAGGTGGGAAGGAAGATAGTTTTTTAGCATTAAATGAAGCAATGATTAAAACGATTGAAGGCTCGGTAGTTCTTGATGTAGAGATTAAAGGGGAGCATTTTGAAACCTTCCGCGGTGATGGGATATGTGTGTCAACACCAACAGGAAGTACAGCGTATAATAAAGCGCTAGGTGGAGCAATTTTACATCCTTCTTTAGAAGTAATCCAATTAACCGAAATGGCATCAATTAATAACCGTGTATTCCGTACAATTGGCTCACCTCTTGTTTTGCCAAAGCATCACCCATGCATTTTAAAACCTATGGTTGACAGCAGCTTTATCATTGCAATTGATCATTTTACGAAAAGTTTTACAAATGTTCATTCGATTCATTGTCATGTAGCGAAAGAGAAAGTTCGCTTTGCAAGGTTCAGACAGTTTCCATTTTGGAATCGAGTTCGAGATTCATTTGTTGCGGAAGATAAGTATTTGTTTTAG
- a CDS encoding DUF421 domain-containing protein produces the protein MFNYFQMFTDTMFGFIALFTLTKLLGKTQISQITTFDFISSLLLGELVGNGLFDPEVGILQVGFVVLLWGGLMYITEIITQKYKSTRSFIEGSPSIIVYNGKLIRDVMKKNKLDINQLQHLLRAKDVFSIQEVEFAILETNGTLSVLKKSSFQTPIRKDLKLAPQDVDLSTTLINDGEVIYDNLLEKDLTEEWLLQELKEQDFEHVEDVFYAEYIKGEKLFLQPFTNHTNEKV, from the coding sequence ATGTTTAATTATTTTCAAATGTTTACAGATACAATGTTTGGTTTTATTGCCTTGTTTACTTTAACGAAGCTACTTGGAAAAACACAAATTTCACAGATTACAACATTTGATTTTATTTCCTCTTTATTGTTGGGGGAGCTTGTAGGGAATGGATTATTTGATCCTGAAGTAGGGATTCTGCAAGTTGGTTTTGTTGTCCTTCTCTGGGGAGGTTTAATGTACATTACAGAAATTATTACACAGAAATACAAATCTACCCGTTCATTCATTGAAGGCAGCCCGTCAATTATTGTTTACAATGGGAAATTAATACGTGATGTAATGAAAAAAAATAAACTTGATATAAATCAGCTTCAGCATCTACTGCGTGCAAAAGATGTATTTTCCATACAAGAGGTCGAATTCGCCATATTAGAAACGAATGGAACATTATCTGTATTAAAAAAGTCATCCTTTCAGACGCCTATTCGGAAGGATTTAAAATTAGCTCCACAGGATGTCGATTTATCAACAACATTAATAAACGACGGAGAAGTTATTTATGATAATCTTTTAGAAAAGGATCTCACAGAAGAATGGCTCCTTCAAGAATTAAAGGAGCAGGATTTTGAACACGTTGAAGATGTATTCTATGCTGAATATATCAAAGGAGAAAAGCTGTTTCTCCAGCCATTTACTAATCATACAAACGAGAAGGTCTGA
- a CDS encoding GTP pyrophosphokinase gives MNWVEFLAPYKQVVEELKVKLKGMRPQFEFESSHSPIEFVTGRVKPIPSIIEKVKIREIAAENIEKEIQDIAGLRVVCQFVDDIYTVVDMLRTRNDFTIVEERDYITNKKKSGYRSYHMIIEYPVEMIHGRKMVLAEIQIRTLAMNFWATNEHSLNYKYDGRIPTEIKERLQNAAEAAFLLDEEMSKIKHEIQEAQRIFHRK, from the coding sequence ATGAATTGGGTAGAATTTCTAGCTCCTTATAAACAGGTTGTCGAAGAATTAAAAGTTAAGTTAAAAGGGATGCGCCCACAGTTCGAATTCGAATCAAGTCACTCACCGATTGAATTTGTGACTGGGAGGGTAAAGCCAATTCCTAGCATAATCGAAAAAGTGAAGATAAGAGAAATTGCTGCAGAAAACATAGAGAAGGAAATTCAGGATATTGCTGGTTTACGTGTAGTGTGTCAATTTGTTGATGATATTTATACGGTTGTAGATATGCTGCGAACAAGAAATGATTTTACAATCGTTGAAGAGAGAGATTACATCACAAATAAGAAAAAAAGTGGATACCGCTCATATCACATGATCATTGAATATCCAGTCGAAATGATTCATGGGAGAAAGATGGTACTCGCGGAAATTCAAATCCGTACTTTGGCAATGAACTTTTGGGCAACAAATGAGCATTCTTTAAATTATAAATATGATGGAAGAATTCCAACAGAGATTAAAGAAAGATTACAAAATGCTGCAGAGGCTGCATTTTTGTTAGATGAAGAGATGTCCAAAATTAAACATGAGATCCAAGAAGCACAAAGGATTTTTCATAGAAAATAA
- a CDS encoding globin: MTTIKYGTIYKAIGGYDAVERLNTAFYARVAQHPDLIPIFPEDLTETARIQLLFFVQFFGGPRLYEEERGHPMLRRRHLPFEITPTRKDAWLECLEGALIEVEIEEPIRIAILERLTLTANHMMNTPE, from the coding sequence ATGACAACAATAAAGTATGGAACAATATATAAAGCAATCGGCGGATATGATGCAGTAGAACGCCTAAATACTGCTTTTTATGCACGTGTTGCACAACATCCTGATTTAATACCTATCTTCCCAGAAGATTTAACGGAGACTGCAAGAATTCAGTTACTCTTTTTTGTACAATTTTTTGGCGGTCCAAGGCTATATGAGGAAGAACGCGGCCATCCAATGTTAAGAAGGCGGCATCTTCCATTTGAAATAACACCAACAAGAAAAGATGCATGGTTAGAATGCTTGGAGGGTGCACTTATCGAAGTTGAAATTGAAGAACCCATTCGAATAGCAATACTTGAAAGATTAACCCTAACTGCTAATCACATGATGAATACACCGGAATAA
- a CDS encoding YjcG family protein, with protein sequence MKYGITIFPSKPIQDEANSYRKRYDPHYSLIPPHLTLGEPFEFDEKSVDQLIHDLKVIANETKPFTININKVSTFTPVSNTIYFKVEPNKELLELESKIHQSKFKIEREHAFVPHITIAQKLTNDEYSDVFGRLNMDKFQFEDKIDRFQLLYQLDNGSWTVYETFVFGKELV encoded by the coding sequence ATGAAATATGGTATTACAATTTTTCCATCGAAACCAATCCAGGACGAGGCAAACTCTTATCGAAAAAGGTATGATCCACATTATTCATTAATACCACCACATTTAACATTAGGGGAACCTTTTGAATTTGATGAGAAATCAGTAGATCAATTAATTCATGATTTAAAGGTTATCGCTAATGAAACAAAACCTTTTACTATCAATATTAATAAAGTCAGCACATTTACACCTGTCTCAAATACCATTTATTTTAAAGTAGAACCGAATAAAGAACTTCTAGAACTAGAAAGTAAAATACATCAAAGTAAATTCAAAATTGAAAGAGAGCATGCATTTGTACCGCATATTACAATCGCTCAAAAGCTTACGAATGATGAATATTCTGATGTTTTTGGCCGACTTAATATGGATAAATTCCAATTTGAAGACAAAATTGATCGTTTTCAATTACTATATCAATTAGATAATGGATCATGGACAGTGTATGAAACGTTTGTTTTTGGAAAGGAATTAGTATGA
- a CDS encoding GNAT family N-acetyltransferase, whose amino-acid sequence MIIKIVESDNELQQAYKVRMEVFVNEQKVPEEIEIDEHEDAATHFIGYEGAKPIAASRLRFVEEYGKLERICILKDYRGKSHGMEIINAMESVIIDKGYKQAKLNAQTQAEGFYQKLGYDTVSGDFLDAGIPHVTMIKQL is encoded by the coding sequence ATGATCATCAAAATAGTAGAATCAGATAACGAATTACAGCAAGCATACAAAGTACGAATGGAAGTCTTTGTAAATGAACAAAAAGTGCCGGAAGAAATTGAAATAGATGAACATGAAGATGCTGCAACTCACTTTATTGGTTACGAGGGTGCAAAGCCAATAGCAGCAAGCCGTCTTCGTTTCGTTGAGGAATATGGCAAACTTGAGCGGATTTGTATTCTAAAAGATTACCGTGGCAAGTCCCACGGGATGGAAATCATTAATGCTATGGAGTCTGTTATTATCGATAAAGGATACAAACAAGCTAAATTAAATGCACAGACACAAGCTGAAGGTTTTTATCAAAAACTAGGATATGATACAGTATCTGGCGATTTCTTAGATGCTGGTATTCCCCATGTAACAATGATTAAACAATTATAG
- a CDS encoding alpha/beta hydrolase, with amino-acid sequence MGRKGTFIDREIKSNYLNEVKTIKIYLPESFSPLNKYNLCIMQDGNDYFQMGRIATLSDRLHTDGEIENTVFAGIHYKNRADRRKKYHLEGEEHEAYTNFIVREVIPMLDEIIPNLQMGRSRALIGDSLAGSFALSTAIRYPNTFGKVIMQSPYVDDVLLHKVKEATTLETLDIYHTTGTAEIEAVLSDGEKEDQLTPNRELHQLIEEKNANYMYDELKDGDHTWKYWQRDMERVLTTMFN; translated from the coding sequence ATGGGTAGAAAAGGTACCTTTATTGACAGGGAAATCAAAAGCAATTATTTAAATGAAGTTAAGACTATTAAGATATATTTGCCTGAATCATTTTCTCCTCTTAATAAATACAATCTTTGTATTATGCAAGATGGGAATGATTATTTCCAGATGGGAAGAATAGCAACTTTAAGTGATCGTCTTCACACGGATGGTGAAATTGAGAATACAGTGTTTGCTGGCATTCATTATAAAAATAGAGCAGATCGCCGCAAAAAATATCATCTTGAGGGCGAAGAGCACGAAGCTTATACAAATTTCATTGTTCGTGAAGTAATACCTATGCTGGATGAAATTATCCCAAATCTCCAGATGGGAAGATCACGAGCATTAATTGGAGACTCGCTTGCAGGGTCATTCGCCCTTTCCACGGCAATTCGCTATCCAAATACATTTGGAAAAGTAATTATGCAATCCCCTTATGTTGATGATGTATTACTTCACAAAGTAAAGGAAGCAACAACTCTTGAAACACTTGATATTTATCATACAACCGGTACTGCGGAAATAGAGGCAGTCTTATCTGATGGTGAAAAGGAAGACCAGCTGACACCAAATCGAGAGCTGCACCAGTTAATAGAAGAAAAAAATGCTAATTATATGTATGATGAACTAAAAGATGGCGACCATACATGGAAGTACTGGCAAAGAGATATGGAACGAGTATTAACGACAATGTTTAACTAA
- a CDS encoding CotY/CotZ family spore coat protein, which translates to MGCGKDFDTGNCVADILKEIVEAQNDIVENCCDTGCEQSINDLLGETDNGNGLDTVPVILYNKDGSPFKGFGAPKEHHKIGEIVASFIFRVKKVFDDNCAVLELLLSDGETCGHDHLKDPTDQNTKHLEATGICITVNLDCFCHVTCLPAINAFR; encoded by the coding sequence ATGGGTTGTGGAAAAGATTTCGACACAGGTAACTGTGTAGCTGATATTCTAAAAGAGATAGTCGAAGCTCAGAACGATATCGTAGAAAATTGCTGTGATACTGGCTGCGAACAATCAATTAATGATCTACTAGGTGAGACGGATAATGGAAATGGATTAGATACTGTTCCAGTTATCTTATATAATAAAGATGGCTCACCATTTAAAGGATTTGGTGCACCAAAAGAACATCATAAAATTGGAGAAATTGTAGCTAGCTTCATATTCAGAGTGAAAAAAGTATTTGATGACAATTGTGCTGTTCTTGAATTATTACTATCGGATGGGGAAACTTGCGGACATGACCATCTTAAAGATCCAACAGATCAAAACACGAAACATTTAGAAGCTACTGGTATTTGCATCACTGTTAATTTAGATTGCTTCTGCCACGTAACATGCTTACCAGCAATTAATGCTTTCCGCTAA
- the prpE gene encoding bis(5'-nucleosyl)-tetraphosphatase PrpE yields MKIDVIGDIHGCMEELCNLFDKLGYKLENNIFIHPNDRVPIFVGDITDRGPDSLSVIRLVHNMVVVHKKARYVPGNHCNKLYRFFLGNNVLHRYGLETTVAEYEALPKKEQLKIKKMFILLYEQAPLYLQVPEVNAIIAHAGIKEELIGRTDKKVKTFVLYGDISGQFDADGRPIRRDWAKHYHGTQWIIYGHTPVKEPRMVNKTINIDTGCVFGNELTAFRLPEEAVVSVPSNQPLIEEKFSYFN; encoded by the coding sequence ATGAAAATTGACGTAATTGGTGATATTCATGGTTGTATGGAGGAACTATGCAATCTATTTGATAAACTGGGATACAAACTGGAGAATAATATCTTTATTCACCCAAATGATAGAGTACCTATCTTCGTCGGTGATATTACAGATCGTGGACCAGACTCACTCTCAGTCATAAGACTTGTACACAATATGGTTGTTGTCCATAAAAAAGCCAGATACGTACCCGGTAATCATTGCAATAAATTATATCGATTTTTTCTAGGGAATAATGTGCTTCATCGCTATGGTCTGGAAACAACCGTTGCCGAATATGAAGCATTGCCAAAGAAGGAACAATTAAAAATCAAAAAGATGTTTATATTACTTTATGAACAGGCTCCATTGTATCTGCAAGTCCCTGAGGTAAATGCGATTATTGCCCATGCAGGAATCAAAGAAGAGTTGATTGGGCGGACTGACAAAAAAGTGAAAACTTTCGTCCTTTATGGTGATATTTCTGGCCAGTTCGATGCCGATGGAAGACCCATTCGCAGGGACTGGGCTAAGCACTATCATGGTACACAGTGGATAATCTACGGACATACTCCTGTGAAAGAGCCCCGGATGGTAAATAAGACGATTAATATTGATACTGGCTGTGTTTTCGGTAATGAATTGACTGCGTTTCGTTTGCCTGAAGAAGCAGTCGTATCGGTTCCATCAAATCAGCCATTAATAGAAGAGAAATTTAGTTATTTTAATTAG